From Camelus ferus isolate YT-003-E chromosome 15, BCGSAC_Cfer_1.0, whole genome shotgun sequence, the proteins below share one genomic window:
- the GMCL1 gene encoding germ cell-less protein-like 1, with product MGSLSSRVLRHPGRAQAQQEPGSAAGSSPRRPEAGGDAAGHGFCYCPGSRKRKRSSGAFCYCHPDSETDEDEEEGDEQQRLLNTPRRKKLKSTSKYIYQTLFLNGENSDIKICALGEEWSLHKIYLCQSGYFSSMFSGSWKESSMNIIELEIPDQNIDIEALQVAFGSLYRDDVLIKPSRVIAILAAACMLQLDGLIQQCGETMKETINVKTVCGYYTSAGTYGLDSVKKKCLEWLLNNLMTHQNVELFKELSINVMKQLIGSSNLFVMQVEMDVYTALKKWMFLQLVPSWNGSLKQLLTETDVWFSKRRKDCEGMAFLETEQGKPFVSVFRHLRLQYIISDLASARIIEQDSLVPSEWLSSVYKQQWLAMLRAEQDSEVGPQEINKEELEGNSMRCGRKLAKDGEYCWRWTGFNFGFDLLVTYTNRYIIFKRNTLNQPCSGSVSLQPRRSIAFRLRLASFDSSGKLICSRTTGYQILTLEKDQEQVVMNLDSRLLIFPLYICCNFLYISPEKRAENNHHPENPEN from the exons ATGGGCTCGCTGAGCAGCCGGGTGCTGCGCCACCCGGGGCGAGCCCAAGCCCAGCAGGAGCCGGGTTCTGCGGCGGGGAGCTCGCCCCGGAGGCCGGAGGCGGGCGGCGACGCGGCCGGCCACGGCTTCTGTTACTGTCCGGGCAGTCGCAAGCGCAAGCGGAGCAGCGGGGCCTTCTGCTACTGTCACCCCGACTCCGAGACAGacgaggatgaggaggaaggggacGAGCAGCAGCGGCTCCTCAACACCCCTCGAAG GAAAAAATTGAAGAGTACAtccaaatatatttatcaaacattatttttaaatggtgaaaacAGTGACATTAAGATCTGTGCTCTAGGAGAAGAGTGGAGCttacacaaaatatatttatgccaa tctggctACTTTTCTAGTATGTTCAGTGGTTCTTGGAAAGAATCCAGCATGAATATTATTGAATTGGAGATTCCTGACCAGAATATTGACATAGAAG CACTGCAGGTGGCATTTGGGTCACTGTATCGAGATGATGTCTTAATAAAACCTAGTCGAGTTATTGCCATTTTGGCAGCAGCTTGTATGCTGCAGTTG GATGGTTTAATACAGCAGTGTGGTGAGACCATGAAGGAAACAATTAATGTGAAAACTGTATGTGGCTATTACACGTCAGCAGGGACCTATGGATTAGATTCTGTAAAGAAAAA ATGCCTTGAATGGCTTCTAAACAATTTGATGACTCACCAGAAtgttgaactttttaaagaactcag taTAAATGTCATGAAACAACTCATTGGTTCATCTAACTTATTTGTGATGCAAGTGGAAATGGATGTATACACAGCCCTTAAAAAG tggATGTTCCTTCAACTTGTGCCTTCTTGGAATGGATCTTTAAAACAGCTTTTGACTGAAACAGATGTCTGGTTTTCTAAGAGGAGAAAAG attgtGAAGGTATGGCCTTCCTTGAAACTGAGCAAGGAAAACCATTTGTGTCAGTATTCAGACATTTACGGTTACAGTATATTATCAGTGATTTGGCCTCGGCAAGAATTATTGAACAAGATTCTCTAGTACCTTCAG aatggCTGTCTTCTGTGTATAAACAGCAGTGGCTTGCTATGCTCCGGGCAGAACAGGACAGTGAGGTGGG GCCTCAAGAAATCAATAAAGAAGAACTGGAGGGAAATAGCATGAGGTGTGGTAGAAAGCTTGCCAAAGATGGTGAA tACTGCTGGCGGTGGACAGGTTTTAACTTCGGCTTTGATCTGCTTGTAACTTACACCAATCGATACATCATTTTCAAGCGCAATACCCTGAATCAGCCGTGCAGTGGGTCCGTCAGCTTACAGCCTCGAAGGAGCATAGCATTTAG ATTGCGTTTGGCCTCTTTTGATAGCAGCGGGAAACTGATATGCAGCAGGACAACTGGCTACCAAATCCTGACGCTCGAAAAGGACCAG GAACAAGTTGTGATGAACTTGGACAGCAGGCTTCTGATCTTCCCTTTATATATTTGCTGTAACTTCCTGTATATATCTCCAGAAAAAAGAGCTGAAAATAATCATCATCCGGAAAATCCAGAAAACTGA
- the LOC116669026 gene encoding LOW QUALITY PROTEIN: 39S ribosomal protein L50, mitochondrial-like (The sequence of the model RefSeq protein was modified relative to this genomic sequence to represent the inferred CDS: inserted 1 base in 1 codon), whose amino-acid sequence MAALRLSGVTRRGLTWIVXGAPRREFWSQFRKEKQPVVAETVEEVKKELILVCPPLRSRTYIPSEDLRSRLESHVKEVFGSSVPCSWQDISLEDVLLKFSFLARVADDSGLHLICRVRDVLHFYYVPVQDRSKFDELIASNLPPNLKITWGYGVVQKRSKHIGIIFFP is encoded by the exons ATGGCGGCGCTCAGGTTGTCCGGCGTTACCAGAAGAGGCCTCACCTGGATAG CTGGGGCGCCACGCAGAGAATTTTGGTCTCaattcagaaaagagaaacagccaGTGGTCGCTGAGACAGTAGAAGAGGTGAAGAAAGAACTTATCCTGGTGTGTCCACCCTTACGAAGCCGAACATACATACCATCTGAAGATCTCCGGAGTCGTTTGGAATCTCATGTCAAAGAAGTTTTTGGCTCATCTGTTCCCTGCAGTTGGCAGGACATCTCCCTGGAAGATGTTCTTCTGAAGTTCAGTTTCTTGGCACGTGTGGCCGATGACTCCGGGCTTCACCTGATATGCAGAGTCAGAGATGTTCTTCATTTCTATTACGTGCCTGTTCAGGATAGATCTAAATTTGATGAACTTATTGCCAGTAATCTGCCtcccaatttaaaaatcacttgggGCTACGGAGTAGTTCAGAAGAGGAGCAAACACAttggaatcatttttttcccctga